One Capsicum annuum cultivar UCD-10X-F1 chromosome 2, UCD10Xv1.1, whole genome shotgun sequence genomic window carries:
- the LOC124896174 gene encoding uncharacterized protein LOC124896174, which produces MNGEFSSKFQLVDSHSTSIKYLEQQMNQISVVLNQRKSGTFLSDMVENPQNDGSCMVIATHSGKVLLGLSVGKSVIDNMVEFDEKKKGDHSVESKKLDNQWKTDELEKDKGKKGEAIVKLISKPLPPFPYLLKNKLYDTKFSKFMAMQKQLTVNMPLVEALEQMLGYAKFMKDFVTKKRTVSYELVDNFLHCSIILTRSLVQIKVYHGAFTIPSTIRSLDIAKALCDLRASINLVPLVVYKNLGLGDPTPTNMRLVMADRSVKQLVGILYDMLVKVDSFILFADFVILDCEVDFEVPIILFRPFLKINIILIDLRAYELKFRINDEVVQFDIYHSMKQHKEMSVFSIVYVYFKDEREVPIEEKFIV; this is translated from the coding sequence ATGAATGGTGAATTTTCCTCTAAGTTTCAGTTGGTCGATTCACATTCAACTTCAATAAAGTACCTAGAGCAGCAGATGAACCAAATTTCAGTGGTACTTAATCAGAGAAAGAGTGGTACTTTTCTGAGTGACATGGTGGAAAACCCTCAGAATGATGGGTCTTGTATGGTTATTGCCACCCACAGTGGTAAAGTGTTACTGGGACTTTCTGTGGGAAAGTCTGTGATTGATAATATGGTAGAATTtgatgagaaaaaaaaaggtgACCATTCAGTGGAGTCCAAGAAGCTGGATAACCAATGGAAAactgatgagttagaaaaagataAGGGAAAGAAGGGAGAAGCAATAgttaaattaatttcaaaaccacTCCCTCCATTTCCTTATCTATTGAAGAACAAGTTGTATGAcacaaaatttagcaagttcatggcaatgcaaAAACAGTTGACTGTGAatatgcctttggtggaggcactagaACAAATGCTTGGCTacgctaaatttatgaaggattttgtCACAAAGAAGAGGACAGTGAGCTATGAACTAGTGGATAATTTTCTCCATTGTAGTATCATTTTGACAAGATCATTAGTGCAAATAAAAGTGTATCATGGAGCATTCACCATCCCGAGTACTATTAGATCGTTAGATATTGCGAAGGCCCTATGTGATCTTAGGGCGAGTATTAATCTAGTTCCACTAGTAGTTTATAAGAATTTGGGGTTAGGAGATCCTACGCCCACTAACATGAGACTTGTGATGGCAGACAGATCTGTTAAACAACTAGTTGGTATATTATATGATATGCTTGTGAAAGTGGACAGTTTTATTCTTTTCGCTGACTTTGTGATCTtggattgtgaagtggactttgaggtacccataatcttgttTAGACCTTTcctcaaaatcaatattatattgATTGACTTACGGGCATATGAGCTAAAGTTTAGGATCAATGATGAGGTAGTCCAATTTGATATTTACCATTCAATGAAGCAACACAAAGAGATGAGTGTATTCTctattgtttatgtttattttaaaGATGAGCGAGAGGTTCCGATCGAGGAGAAATTTATTGTTTAA